Proteins encoded within one genomic window of Bemisia tabaci chromosome 2, PGI_BMITA_v3:
- the LOC109031449 gene encoding craniofacial development protein 2, translating to MTVLEVYGVNDDSTVAVKDQFFEELDEEIENIGHSREIVVLGDLNGRTGRQLNSKIVGPFGEATLNDNGNRIIDVCEQRGLKVLNGFYQHKDIHKFTWVQPTRGLQSVIDYVIVKQDTSLKVQQVRVWRGLSCGSDHYFLGAAI from the coding sequence ATGACTGTGCTAGAGGTGTATGGAGTCAATGACGACTCAACTGTCGCAGTGAAAGACCAATTCTTTGAGGAGCTTGATGAAGAGATTGAAAATATTGGACATAGTAGAGAAATCGTTGTGTTGGGAGACTTAAATGGGAGAACAGGTCGTCAGCTTAATAGTAAAATCGTAGGACCATTCGGTGAGGCTACATTGAATGATAATGGCAATCGTATCATTGACGTTTGTGAGCAAAGAGGTTTGAAAGTGCTCAATGGGTtttaccaacacaaggatatacACAAGTTTACGTGGGTCCAGCCTACGCGGGGTTTACAGTCTGTCATCGACTATGTGATAGTAAAGCAAGACACCAGCTTAAAGGtacagcaagttagagtgtggagaggtctttcctgcggcagtgatcacTACTTCCTTGGGGCGGCCATATAG